A genomic segment from Desulfurella amilsii encodes:
- a CDS encoding lysylphosphatidylglycerol synthase transmembrane domain-containing protein encodes MRKFFILLALLFLIVSAIGFFADFKKAVQSLEYFDTIYLVGAAIFGFGNDFIKFFRWHLYIKKLHINVGFFTDLRIFLCGLAMSVTPVKFGYTIKNYIIENITKTPFKKTLSATFAEIYVDFLVLSVISLLGMFYLKKFSVIGAVLIIIVSVIFYPSVFKKIFIQFRTILPYTIRKYYMVLKDMVSFFSIGLFGEVILITILAWLSEGISLSLILKGFGFDVNIIKTTIIFGFATLAGSLSMLPGGLIVSDITLFGLLVYIGIPAYISLGATILARICTLWLSVIVGNSALFLNRKVFFGVQK; translated from the coding sequence TTGAGAAAATTCTTTATCTTACTTGCACTGTTGTTTCTAATAGTTTCTGCAATAGGTTTTTTTGCTGATTTTAAAAAAGCTGTGCAATCTTTAGAATATTTTGATACAATATATTTGGTTGGTGCGGCTATTTTTGGGTTTGGAAATGATTTTATAAAATTTTTTAGATGGCATTTATACATAAAAAAATTACACATTAATGTAGGTTTTTTTACCGATTTGAGAATTTTTTTGTGCGGTCTTGCAATGAGCGTTACACCTGTAAAATTTGGCTATACGATAAAAAATTACATCATAGAAAATATTACAAAAACACCATTTAAAAAGACATTATCAGCTACATTTGCAGAAATTTATGTTGATTTTTTGGTACTTTCTGTGATATCTTTATTGGGCATGTTTTATTTGAAAAAGTTTTCTGTAATTGGAGCAGTACTTATTATTATAGTAAGTGTAATTTTTTACCCAAGCGTTTTTAAAAAGATATTTATACAGTTTAGAACTATCTTGCCGTATACAATAAGAAAGTACTACATGGTCTTAAAAGACATGGTTTCTTTTTTTTCCATAGGTCTTTTTGGAGAAGTTATTTTAATTACAATACTAGCGTGGCTAAGTGAAGGCATATCCCTTAGTTTAATTTTAAAAGGTTTTGGTTTTGATGTCAATATAATAAAAACTACTATAATATTTGGCTTTGCAACACTAGCTGGCAGTTTATCAATGCTGCCTGGTGGCTTAATTGTCTCGGATATAACACTATTTGGTTTGCTTGTCTACATTGGAATACCAGCGTATATTAGTCTGGGCGCAACAATTTTAGCAAGAATTTGCACATTGTGGTTATCCGTAATTGTGGGCAACAGCGCTTTATTTTTGAACAGAAAAGTTTTCTTTGGAGTACAAAAATGA
- a CDS encoding glycosyltransferase — MISIVIPVYNEEENITSLHKRLFKVLNSQNEGYEIIYVDDGSKDNSLNILKNLKGNVKVVELARNYGQHAAIFAGFSMVSGDKVITMDADLQNPPEEIPKILEKFNEGYDVIATVRQQRKDSIFRKFSSHLNNYITKKITKVDLNDWGCMLRGYRKKIVERMLNNDEKTVFIPAIATYYTKNIIEIPIEHSQRQAGKSKYSLIKLVNLMFDLMTSFSNLPLEILLYGGIATAAFGILLGIVLALGRIFYGVEWALGGVFSLFSVLFVLIGAQFFAFGILGEYIGRIYKQVKNRPVFVIENIYESKEDKQ; from the coding sequence ATGATATCAATTGTTATACCTGTTTACAATGAAGAAGAAAATATAACATCGTTACACAAAAGGCTATTCAAAGTTTTAAATTCCCAGAATGAAGGCTATGAGATTATATATGTTGATGATGGCAGCAAAGACAATTCCCTAAACATTTTAAAAAACCTAAAAGGCAATGTAAAAGTAGTAGAACTTGCTAGAAACTACGGCCAGCATGCAGCTATTTTTGCAGGATTTAGCATGGTTAGTGGAGATAAAGTTATTACAATGGATGCCGATCTTCAAAATCCACCAGAAGAAATACCAAAAATTCTCGAAAAATTCAATGAAGGCTATGATGTTATAGCTACAGTAAGACAACAAAGGAAAGATTCTATTTTTAGAAAATTTTCATCACATCTAAATAACTATATTACAAAAAAAATTACAAAAGTGGATTTAAACGACTGGGGCTGTATGCTTAGAGGATATAGAAAAAAAATAGTTGAGCGCATGTTAAACAACGACGAAAAAACTGTGTTTATACCAGCAATTGCAACTTATTACACAAAAAATATCATTGAGATCCCAATAGAACACAGTCAAAGACAAGCTGGAAAATCCAAATACTCACTAATAAAACTCGTAAATCTAATGTTTGATCTTATGACATCGTTTTCAAATTTGCCGCTTGAAATACTTTTGTATGGTGGTATAGCAACGGCTGCTTTTGGCATTTTGCTAGGTATTGTTTTGGCACTTGGAAGGATATTTTATGGTGTTGAGTGGGCTTTGGGCGGTGTGTTTTCGCTCTTTAGTGTGCTTTTTGTGCTAATTGGAGCTCAATTTTTTGCATTTGGTATACTAGGTGAGTACATCGGAAGAATCTATAAACAAGTAAAGAACAGACCCGTATTTGTAATTGAAAATATCTATGAGTCAAAAGAAGATAAACAATGA
- a CDS encoding formyltransferase: MKTVAFAYHNMGVIGLNALKKHGFDIECVFTHKDDDNENIWFESAQTWCTKNDVNYFAPENVNTKEWIDKISLLKPDIIFSFYYRNLICEDILKIPKFKAINLHGSCLPDYRGRAPVNWVLVNGEKRTGVTLHYMVKKPDAGDIIAQKCIDIDFYDTAKTLFEKLEKLAASILDEALPNIKNNTIKPIKQDETKASYFGRRTKQDGLIDFEKNSIEIYNLIRAVTKPYPGAFCHYKGKELIIWWALPNNVKLQPKQIAIIGENVYIGTKKGSLELKEIEYDSKIYKEKEISNLLKGGHL; this comes from the coding sequence ATGAAAACGGTTGCTTTTGCCTATCACAATATGGGCGTAATTGGCCTAAACGCTCTAAAAAAACACGGATTTGATATTGAATGCGTTTTTACACACAAAGACGATGACAACGAAAATATATGGTTTGAAAGCGCTCAAACTTGGTGCACAAAAAATGACGTAAACTATTTTGCACCAGAAAATGTAAATACAAAAGAATGGATTGATAAAATTAGCCTTTTAAAACCCGATATTATCTTTTCATTCTATTACAGAAATCTTATATGCGAAGATATCTTAAAAATACCTAAGTTTAAAGCTATAAATCTGCATGGCTCCTGTTTACCTGATTATCGCGGCAGAGCACCAGTCAATTGGGTACTTGTAAATGGTGAAAAACGCACAGGTGTTACACTTCACTATATGGTCAAAAAACCCGATGCAGGTGATATCATTGCACAAAAGTGCATAGATATTGATTTTTATGATACTGCAAAAACTTTGTTTGAAAAATTAGAAAAATTAGCTGCTTCTATACTTGATGAAGCATTACCAAATATTAAAAACAACACAATAAAACCCATAAAGCAAGATGAAACAAAAGCAAGCTATTTTGGTAGAAGAACAAAGCAGGACGGCTTAATCGATTTTGAAAAAAACTCAATTGAAATATACAATCTAATTAGGGCTGTAACAAAACCCTACCCTGGCGCTTTTTGCCACTACAAAGGCAAGGAATTAATTATCTGGTGGGCACTGCCAAACAATGTTAAATTACAGCCAAAGCAGATTGCCATAATTGGAGAAAATGTTTATATTGGCACAAAAAAAGGCTCACTTGAGCTAAAAGAAATAGAGTACGACAGCAAAATATACAAAGAAAAAGAAATTTCAAATCTTTTAAAAGGAGGACATTTGTGA
- a CDS encoding bifunctional UDP-4-keto-pentose/UDP-xylose synthase produces MKILILGVNGFIGYHLTKEILATTDWEVYGMDIDDNRINELENSRLHFVEGDIEINKEWIEYNIKKCDTVMPLVAIATPKMYVENPLRVFHLDFEANLDIIKKCAKYKKRIVFPSTSEVYGISPDAEFDEDKSPLCTGPINKERWIYSASKQLLDRVIWAYGNHENLPFTLFRPFNWIGPKLDSIEIAKEGSSRVVTQFIASLLFKKPIYLVDGGKQMRCFTYISDGIAALIKILKNENNICNKQIINIGNPKNNISIKDLAYLMRDIFSKHEKHKNDKEFSQIMEIDSKEFYGESYQDIYNRKPSIEKAKKMLNWEPTVDLEEALKLAIDAFINEYE; encoded by the coding sequence GTGAAGATACTTATTTTAGGCGTAAATGGTTTTATTGGTTATCATCTTACAAAAGAAATTCTTGCGACGACAGACTGGGAAGTCTATGGCATGGATATAGATGATAACCGCATAAACGAGCTTGAAAACTCAAGACTACATTTTGTTGAAGGTGATATAGAAATAAATAAAGAGTGGATTGAGTACAATATAAAAAAATGCGATACTGTTATGCCACTTGTTGCTATAGCAACGCCAAAAATGTATGTAGAAAACCCTTTGAGGGTATTTCACCTGGATTTTGAGGCAAACTTAGATATTATAAAAAAATGTGCAAAGTACAAAAAACGCATTGTTTTTCCATCGACTTCAGAGGTTTACGGTATAAGTCCTGATGCTGAGTTTGACGAAGACAAAAGCCCATTATGCACAGGCCCTATTAATAAAGAGCGCTGGATTTATTCTGCTTCCAAGCAATTGTTAGATAGAGTTATTTGGGCTTATGGCAATCACGAAAATCTACCATTTACACTCTTTAGACCATTCAACTGGATTGGACCAAAGCTGGATTCAATTGAAATTGCAAAAGAAGGCTCATCGCGGGTTGTTACGCAATTTATAGCCTCACTGCTTTTTAAAAAGCCTATTTACTTAGTTGACGGTGGCAAACAGATGCGCTGCTTTACATACATTAGTGATGGCATTGCTGCTCTAATCAAAATTTTAAAAAACGAAAACAATATTTGCAATAAACAAATTATAAACATTGGAAACCCAAAAAACAACATATCGATAAAAGATCTTGCTTATCTAATGAGGGATATTTTCTCCAAACACGAAAAGCACAAAAATGACAAAGAATTTTCTCAGATTATGGAAATAGATTCAAAAGAATTTTACGGAGAGTCGTATCAAGATATATATAATAGAAAGCCTTCCATAGAAAAGGCCAAAAAAATGCTTAATTGGGAGCCAACAGTAGATTTAGAGGAGGCTTTAAAGCTTGCCATTGACGCTTTTATAAATGAGTATGAATAG
- a CDS encoding polysaccharide deacetylase family protein: protein MNSIIIKVDVDTFNGLENGVPKLIKVFDEFNIKATFYVTLGPDNSGKAIVNLLKPSFLKKMLKTKATSSYGFKTALYGTILKPPILAWLKDNLLKIQSMGHEVEFHAYDHRLWQDKIYNLSYTDIKDWFEKGISAYFSIYKKYPKSFGAPGWVCSQKALNYIKGLKFIKFLSLSRADTPFIEETTQLVEIPSNLPCLEENPKDFTDVADKAINKTKNGVLPVHAEIEGGPFIDKFIKLLNLIKSNTNFLTMNEYFLELDKKNLNVRKFESKILPGRAFSCLV, encoded by the coding sequence ATGAATAGTATTATTATTAAAGTTGACGTAGATACATTTAACGGCTTAGAAAATGGTGTGCCAAAACTCATTAAGGTATTTGATGAATTCAATATAAAAGCTACGTTCTATGTAACGCTTGGACCTGATAATTCCGGTAAGGCTATCGTAAATCTTTTAAAGCCTTCTTTTTTAAAAAAGATGCTAAAAACTAAAGCAACTAGTTCTTATGGTTTTAAAACGGCCCTTTACGGTACAATACTAAAACCGCCAATACTTGCTTGGCTAAAGGATAATTTACTTAAAATACAATCCATGGGACATGAAGTTGAATTTCACGCATACGATCATAGATTATGGCAAGATAAGATATATAATTTGAGTTACACCGATATTAAAGACTGGTTTGAAAAAGGTATATCAGCCTACTTTTCTATATACAAAAAATACCCTAAATCGTTTGGTGCACCAGGGTGGGTATGCTCTCAAAAGGCTCTAAATTATATTAAAGGTTTGAAGTTTATAAAATTTTTAAGCCTATCTCGAGCAGATACGCCCTTCATTGAAGAAACCACGCAGTTAGTTGAGATACCATCAAACCTGCCATGCTTGGAAGAAAACCCAAAAGATTTTACAGACGTTGCTGACAAAGCGATAAACAAAACAAAAAATGGCGTTTTGCCCGTACACGCAGAAATTGAAGGTGGGCCTTTTATTGATAAATTTATCAAACTATTAAATTTAATAAAAAGTAATACAAACTTTTTGACCATGAATGAGTATTTTTTAGAGCTGGATAAAAAAAACTTAAATGTTAGAAAATTTGAATCAAAAATACTTCCAGGGAGGGCTTTTAGCTGTTTGGTGTAA
- a CDS encoding LptF/LptG family permease — MLNLIKSFFASLIIITVVMLIGDMVKFSDVLFSTGTNLLDMLMILAYMALFLAIFTIPMSLMLSINLTYTQMSKNLEIDIAKTMGLSTFRIYKSALLFTFIVFLLLLFIVAYLSPIANASYRNKLYRLAKNNVQAGLSENTFFKTKNFTIYANTLSANHNTAYDVLVDIENKIIKAKKVEFVDTADGFALKCFDGNVFYRDKNSINTAYFKVYTAVMKFSDLTYNFANDPGFMPINRLIKYIKTHPQSTDALFELHQMFVLSTSVFILSLIGFVSALSFYRSGKTFGIIFSMFSFVVFYVLETFGKSLYASNNIYYAIWLPNLILFPIAIIAFVIKSRR, encoded by the coding sequence TTGCTAAATCTTATAAAATCTTTTTTTGCTAGTCTTATAATTATCACAGTGGTTATGCTTATTGGTGATATGGTTAAATTTTCCGATGTACTTTTTTCTACAGGCACAAATTTACTTGATATGTTAATGATACTTGCTTACATGGCTTTATTTTTGGCAATTTTTACAATACCTATGAGTTTAATGCTATCCATTAACCTTACATACACTCAAATGTCTAAAAACTTAGAAATAGATATTGCAAAAACTATGGGACTTTCCACATTTAGAATATACAAAAGTGCGCTTTTGTTTACATTTATAGTTTTTCTTCTTTTGCTTTTTATTGTAGCATACCTTTCGCCTATAGCTAACGCTTCTTATAGAAACAAACTCTACAGACTAGCAAAGAACAATGTCCAAGCGGGTCTATCGGAAAACACTTTTTTTAAGACAAAAAACTTTACAATATACGCAAACACACTATCTGCTAACCATAATACGGCTTATGATGTACTCGTGGATATAGAAAATAAAATTATAAAAGCAAAAAAAGTTGAGTTTGTGGACACAGCGGACGGATTTGCCTTAAAATGTTTTGATGGGAATGTATTTTATAGGGATAAAAATAGTATAAATACTGCATACTTTAAAGTATACACAGCAGTTATGAAGTTTTCTGATTTAACTTATAACTTTGCAAACGATCCAGGTTTTATGCCTATAAACAGACTTATAAAATATATTAAAACACATCCGCAAAGCACAGATGCATTATTTGAGTTGCACCAGATGTTTGTACTTTCAACCAGCGTGTTTATTTTGTCTTTAATTGGTTTTGTTTCTGCTTTAAGTTTTTATAGATCTGGGAAAACTTTTGGTATAATATTTAGCATGTTTTCTTTTGTGGTTTTTTATGTGCTTGAAACATTCGGTAAAAGTTTATATGCAAGCAACAACATTTATTATGCAATATGGCTGCCTAATCTGATTTTGTTTCCTATTGCTATAATAGCTTTTGTAATAAAATCAAGGAGGTAA
- the hisS gene encoding histidine--tRNA ligase: MKGFKDTLPDTVKKWQLLEETAKNLLESFGYSQIRTPIIEKTSLFERGVGDATDIVEKEMYTFLDKSGESVTLRPEGTAGIARAFIENKLETSIFNKLYYIGPMFRYERPQKGRLRQFHQIGAECFGIKNPAVDAEIVYINKLLFEKLNIKANLEINNIGCPLCRPAYSKALIDYFKNHEESLCADCQKRLYKNPLRILDCKNEKCKITAKGAPRLKDYVCENCQNHYNGVKECLDTLNIEYVENDMLVRGLDYYTSFVFELVDTITLSAGGRYDNLIADLGGNNICGVGFALGQERLIDIMDIESKNTIGIYIANLGVSLYALKILQILKDLSYNVYCEYDSKSLKSMLKKADKLNATVSIIVGEEEFKNNTCIVRNMKQSSQEIIKLNQIESTLKGVLYAT; encoded by the coding sequence TTGAAAGGATTTAAAGATACATTACCAGATACAGTGAAAAAATGGCAATTGCTTGAAGAAACAGCCAAAAATTTGCTTGAGTCTTTTGGGTATAGCCAAATAAGAACACCAATAATAGAGAAAACTTCTCTCTTTGAAAGGGGTGTAGGTGATGCTACAGATATAGTAGAAAAAGAAATGTACACATTTTTAGATAAATCTGGCGAATCTGTTACGCTTAGACCTGAGGGTACAGCTGGCATTGCAAGGGCGTTTATAGAAAACAAACTAGAAACATCAATATTCAATAAACTATACTACATAGGGCCAATGTTTCGCTATGAAAGGCCACAAAAAGGACGCCTTAGACAATTTCATCAAATTGGCGCAGAGTGTTTTGGCATTAAAAACCCAGCAGTTGACGCAGAAATTGTGTATATAAATAAATTATTATTTGAAAAATTAAACATAAAAGCAAATTTAGAAATAAACAATATTGGCTGTCCTTTATGCAGACCAGCATATTCAAAAGCTTTGATTGATTATTTTAAAAACCACGAAGAATCTTTATGTGCAGATTGCCAAAAAAGATTGTATAAAAATCCGCTGAGAATTCTTGATTGCAAAAACGAAAAGTGTAAAATCACAGCCAAGGGTGCGCCGAGGTTAAAAGATTATGTGTGCGAAAATTGTCAAAATCACTACAATGGTGTAAAAGAATGCCTTGACACACTAAATATTGAATATGTAGAAAACGATATGCTAGTTAGGGGGTTGGATTATTACACAAGCTTTGTTTTCGAGCTTGTCGATACAATTACGCTTTCTGCTGGCGGGCGCTATGATAACCTTATTGCAGACTTGGGTGGAAACAATATTTGCGGCGTCGGGTTTGCACTTGGGCAAGAACGGCTTATTGATATTATGGATATAGAATCAAAAAATACAATTGGTATATACATAGCAAATTTAGGTGTTAGCTTATATGCACTCAAAATATTGCAAATTTTAAAAGATTTGTCTTATAACGTGTACTGTGAGTATGATTCAAAAAGTTTAAAAAGCATGCTAAAAAAAGCTGATAAACTAAACGCAACCGTTTCAATTATAGTAGGTGAAGAAGAATTCAAAAATAACACATGTATTGTAAGAAATATGAAACAATCGTCGCAGGAAATCATTAAACTAAACCAAATAGAAAGCACTTTAAAAGGAGTTTTGTATGCCACTTGA
- the aspS gene encoding aspartate--tRNA ligase — MPLDRTVYCGNVNENLLGSEVNLYGWVQNWRDHGGVIFIDLKDREGIVQIVFDPKENKELHEKAHTLRSQYCIKANGIVRLRPEGTQNQNLKTGKVEVLAKNLDILSTSDVPPLPVEEYVNASEETRLKYRYLDLRKPTMQRNLITRYKAAFAARKYLDSQGFIDIETPMLTKSTPEGARDFLVPSRLDPGKFYALPQSPQLFKQLLMVSGFDKYYQITKCFRDEDLRADRQPEFTQIDLEMSFVDEEDVMQITEGIIYSIFKETLGLELKIPFKRISYDEAMSRFGSDKPDMRYGLELKDITDIARVCDFQVFNAAAQKGMVCAINAKGCEWFSRKEIDELTKLVSVFKAKGLAWIKIRENELQSPVVKFFKKEHLDEILKRLDAKVGDIIFFVADKKEIVYNALGALRVELAKRLNLANKDEFNFTWVVDFPLFEYNEDEKRWDAMHHPFTSPKREDVEFIEEHPERVKARAYDITLNGTEVGGGSIRIHRSDLQEKMFKVLNISEDQAKLKFGFLIDALKYGAPPHGGLAIGFDRLVTLILKEESIREVIAFPKTQKGVCPLTIAPNEVDQKQLDELSLRIVLKKN; from the coding sequence ATGCCACTTGATAGGACTGTTTATTGTGGAAATGTTAATGAAAATTTACTAGGTAGCGAAGTTAACCTTTATGGTTGGGTTCAAAACTGGAGAGATCACGGTGGGGTGATTTTTATTGACTTAAAAGATAGAGAAGGCATAGTACAGATTGTTTTTGATCCTAAAGAAAATAAAGAATTGCATGAAAAAGCTCATACGCTAAGAAGTCAGTACTGCATAAAGGCAAATGGCATAGTTAGGCTAAGGCCTGAAGGTACGCAAAACCAAAACTTAAAAACAGGTAAAGTGGAAGTGTTGGCTAAAAATTTAGACATCCTCTCAACCAGCGATGTACCTCCTTTGCCTGTTGAAGAGTATGTCAATGCAAGCGAAGAAACGCGACTCAAATACCGCTACCTTGACCTTAGAAAACCAACCATGCAAAGAAACCTCATTACTCGCTATAAGGCAGCGTTTGCTGCAAGAAAATACTTAGACTCGCAGGGATTCATCGATATAGAAACGCCAATGCTGACAAAAAGCACTCCAGAAGGCGCAAGGGATTTTCTTGTACCCAGTAGATTGGATCCAGGCAAATTCTATGCCCTGCCACAATCACCTCAGCTTTTCAAACAGTTGTTAATGGTTTCAGGTTTTGATAAGTATTATCAAATAACAAAATGCTTTAGAGATGAAGACCTAAGGGCAGACAGACAACCTGAATTTACACAAATTGATCTTGAGATGAGTTTTGTTGACGAAGAAGATGTTATGCAAATTACAGAAGGCATAATCTACTCAATTTTTAAAGAAACGCTAGGGCTTGAACTTAAGATACCATTTAAGCGCATATCCTACGATGAAGCAATGAGCCGTTTTGGTTCTGATAAACCAGATATGAGGTATGGTTTAGAGCTAAAAGACATAACAGACATTGCGCGCGTTTGCGATTTTCAGGTATTTAACGCAGCTGCTCAAAAAGGCATGGTGTGCGCCATTAATGCCAAAGGGTGTGAGTGGTTTTCAAGAAAAGAAATTGACGAGTTAACCAAACTTGTCAGTGTATTTAAAGCCAAAGGTCTTGCGTGGATAAAAATTAGAGAAAACGAGCTCCAATCACCTGTTGTAAAATTTTTCAAAAAAGAACACTTAGATGAGATACTAAAAAGATTGGACGCAAAAGTAGGCGACATTATTTTCTTTGTTGCCGATAAAAAAGAAATCGTATACAATGCCCTCGGTGCTTTAAGGGTTGAGCTTGCTAAACGACTTAATCTTGCAAATAAAGATGAGTTTAATTTTACCTGGGTTGTTGATTTTCCATTATTTGAATACAACGAAGATGAAAAAAGATGGGATGCCATGCATCATCCTTTTACATCACCCAAACGTGAAGACGTAGAATTCATTGAAGAGCATCCAGAACGCGTAAAAGCAAGAGCCTACGACATTACCTTAAACGGTACAGAAGTAGGCGGTGGCAGCATCAGAATTCACAGAAGCGACCTTCAGGAAAAAATGTTTAAAGTACTAAACATATCAGAGGATCAAGCAAAGCTAAAGTTTGGATTTTTGATTGATGCTTTAAAATACGGTGCCCCACCTCATGGAGGTCTTGCTATAGGCTTTGATAGGCTTGTCACGCTGATTTTGAAAGAAGAGTCAATTAGAGAAGTTATAGCTTTCCCAAAAACCCAAAAAGGTGTGTGCCCATTAACTATAGCACCAAATGAAGTAGATCAAAAACAACTTGATGAGTTATCTTTAAGGATAGTTTTAAAGAAAAATTAA
- a CDS encoding DNA polymerase, which translates to MKDKLYLIDGNSFLYRFFYAIKNLSSNDFPTSVIFGFSRLLLSLKDASYILICFDSKEKTFRKEMFDDYKKQRPLMPQTLAVQIEPTKEIIKAFGVKYLEIAGFEADDIIATLANQFNKNYDVIIVTQDKDLYQLVNDSIFIYDPVKNVTYDYKKTVEKFEIEPAQISDFLALAGDSSDGIPGINGIGLKTAVKLLKDYKNIDGIIQNKDKLPQKIKGNIDEEKLKLYKSLTTLDKNINIDNISINYIKKTASDTKTLKNLFEKYNFKSLIGKLEPQQNYTSKNNKPLLFDIKIPKVETDEASLLELAAYLIQPRSAGNINKCALFIDKNLYEKIITMEESEKVSYLKPIFLDLIKKLDLEFLLFEVELPLRKILKKMEQEGIAVDIEKLKHYKTLINVLIEEKHSSIENIIGPCNINSPKELAFALYEQLGLKSTKKIKTGFSTDSETLQQLDHPVAKLIIEYRILTKLLSTYIEPFLNNVDKTNRIHTTFNQTLTLTGRLSSSNPNMQNLPIDNSFFNIREAIVAKNGYSLICADYSQIELRVLAELSKDPILIDIFKKDLDIHTQTAVELFNILPETVDTHTRRIAKTINFGIIYGMGAQSLAKTLSITPQKASQYIQRYFERFSKAKEFIDQTLKEAKGLGYTQTYFNRRRYFDNINSPNKKLSEFEKRAAVNAKIQGTAADIIKIAMVKLDKALQNLDATVVLQIHDELLIECKDNLIEEVKLIVKESMEKALDFDVPLKVNVGVGKNWHEAKT; encoded by the coding sequence ATGAAAGATAAATTATATTTGATAGATGGAAACTCTTTTCTATATAGGTTTTTTTATGCAATAAAAAATCTATCAAGCAATGATTTTCCAACAAGCGTAATTTTTGGGTTCTCAAGGCTGCTTTTATCATTAAAAGATGCCTCATACATACTGATTTGTTTTGATTCAAAAGAAAAAACATTTAGAAAAGAAATGTTTGATGATTACAAAAAACAACGTCCATTAATGCCACAGACTCTAGCTGTTCAAATTGAGCCAACAAAAGAAATAATAAAAGCCTTTGGCGTAAAATACTTAGAAATTGCTGGATTTGAAGCTGACGATATAATCGCAACGCTTGCAAATCAATTTAATAAAAACTACGATGTAATAATTGTAACGCAAGATAAAGATCTATACCAGCTTGTTAACGATAGTATTTTTATATATGACCCTGTAAAAAATGTCACTTATGATTACAAAAAAACCGTTGAAAAATTTGAAATCGAACCTGCACAAATTAGTGATTTTTTAGCACTAGCAGGTGATTCCTCAGATGGTATACCAGGTATTAATGGCATTGGCCTAAAAACAGCCGTAAAACTATTAAAAGACTATAAAAATATTGATGGTATTATTCAAAATAAAGATAAATTACCTCAAAAAATAAAAGGTAATATTGACGAAGAAAAGTTAAAATTATACAAATCTTTAACTACTTTAGATAAAAATATAAACATCGACAATATTTCGATTAACTACATCAAAAAAACCGCTTCAGACACAAAAACACTTAAAAATTTGTTTGAAAAGTACAACTTCAAAAGTCTAATAGGCAAATTAGAACCCCAACAAAATTATACCAGCAAAAATAATAAACCGCTTTTATTTGACATCAAAATACCAAAAGTTGAAACAGATGAAGCTAGCCTTCTTGAACTTGCAGCTTATTTAATTCAGCCAAGAAGCGCAGGCAATATTAATAAGTGTGCTTTGTTTATAGATAAAAATCTATATGAAAAAATCATAACAATGGAAGAAAGTGAAAAAGTCTCCTATCTTAAACCGATCTTTTTGGATTTGATAAAAAAACTTGATCTAGAATTCTTATTATTTGAAGTAGAGTTACCCCTTCGAAAAATCCTAAAAAAAATGGAACAAGAAGGCATTGCTGTAGATATAGAAAAATTAAAACACTACAAAACACTCATAAATGTCTTAATAGAAGAAAAACATTCTTCAATAGAAAATATAATCGGTCCATGCAATATAAACTCACCAAAGGAACTAGCATTTGCACTTTATGAACAATTAGGCTTAAAATCAACTAAAAAAATTAAAACAGGATTTTCTACAGATTCAGAAACGCTACAGCAGCTAGACCATCCTGTTGCAAAACTCATAATTGAATATAGAATACTAACAAAACTGCTGTCTACCTACATAGAACCTTTTTTGAACAATGTTGATAAAACTAACCGCATACATACAACATTTAATCAAACGCTTACGCTCACTGGAAGGCTATCTTCTTCAAACCCAAATATGCAAAATTTACCAATTGACAACTCTTTTTTTAACATTAGAGAAGCGATTGTTGCAAAAAATGGTTATAGTCTAATTTGTGCAGATTATTCTCAAATTGAACTAAGGGTTTTGGCTGAACTTTCAAAAGATCCTATCCTTATTGATATATTTAAAAAAGATTTGGACATACATACACAAACCGCCGTAGAATTGTTTAATATTTTGCCAGAAACAGTAGACACTCACACAAGACGGATTGCTAAAACAATTAATTTTGGTATTATCTACGGTATGGGTGCTCAAAGCTTAGCAAAAACACTCTCCATAACACCTCAAAAAGCTTCTCAATATATCCAGCGTTATTTTGAGAGATTTTCAAAAGCAAAAGAATTTATAGACCAAACACTAAAAGAAGCAAAAGGTTTAGGTTATACTCAGACATATTTTAATAGAAGACGCTATTTCGATAATATAAACAGTCCAAATAAAAAATTATCTGAATTTGAAAAGAGAGCTGCAGTAAATGCAAAAATTCAAGGTACAGCAGCAGATATTATAAAAATTGCTATGGTTAAATTGGATAAAGCACTTCAAAACCTTGATGCTACAGTTGTATTGCAAATCCATGATGAGTTATTGATTGAATGCAAAGATAATCTGATTGAAGAAGTAAAACTCATTGTAAAAGAGTCAATGGAAAAAGCTCTAGATTTTGATGTGCCTTTAAAGGTTAATGTTGGCGTTGGCAAAAACTGGCATGAAGCTAAGACTTAA